One genomic segment of Leishmania major strain Friedlin complete genome, chromosome 8 includes these proteins:
- a CDS encoding amastin-like protein, whose translation MACKLGVAIYVVLQLIAFVAVMVGTGVDMFYNKPEHSSGARVCITLWGAKTDCRKPKITNPSSVRWALCPIRLNNFRLCQVFAIISILVYGAAFLFGFLLLYCCSGFRWLCLALNIVGAATACVVWAVMVVTYRLPEPKCLELSDGYNFGVGFSLFVFAWILDIVDIIFLMLPWQIEEFVEGEEPSEKEEEEQSENSKEYIEQE comes from the coding sequence ATGGCGTGCAAGCTCGGCGTCGCTATCTACGTGGTCCTCCAGCTCATCGCGTTCGTCGCTGTGATGGTCGGTACGGGGGTCGACATGTTTTACAACAAGCCGGAGCACAGCTCTGGCGCCAGGGTATGCATAACCCTATGGGGTGCAAAGACTGATTGTCGAAAGCCCAAAATAACCAACCCCTCGAGCGTTCGGTGGGCGCTCTGCCCTATCCGCCTCAACAACTTCCGGCTTTGCCAGGTGTTCGCTATCATCTCCATCCTCGTGTACGGCGCGGCGTTCCTCTTCGGCTTCCTTTTGCTGTACTGCTGCTCTGGCTTCCGCTGGCTCtgcctggcgctgaacatcgtgggcgctgccaccgcttgCGTTGTCTGGGCGGTCATGGTGGTCACCTACAGACTCCCAGAACCAAAGTGCCTCGAGCTGAGTGATGGCTACAATTTCGGCGTCGGTTTCAGTCTCTTCGTGTTTGCCTGGATCCTCGATATCGTCGACATCATCTTCCTGATGCTCCCGTGGCAAATCGAGGAGTTCGTTGAGGGTGAGGAACCGAgtgagaaggaggaggaggagcagagtGAAAACTCGAAGGAATACATAGAGCAAGAATAG